The following are from one region of the Arachis duranensis cultivar V14167 chromosome 10, aradu.V14167.gnm2.J7QH, whole genome shotgun sequence genome:
- the LOC107471548 gene encoding probable mediator of RNA polymerase II transcription subunit 26b: MNSDSHQEWKKYFEGAECSIFDVIHNAIDVAALDYPKMFRHRRSKIMEKLYSVLQVCETYHYSNNNVKGDKIECANSNKLLDGGNNNDKVGDTKVIVFNQNTSNYTIEETEELGNRIEDEYHNIRHILEIKERLYNHHKETETEIVNLLRVLSLIVQSVGEIHATNIRPTVNVLQYHWSRKVTEAALKTTNIFKRIIKDCDADYAALSERSSECPESSTLLDENALPIPPMDEGALVCTMPPSELLTFFEELDEDGNPKVSSETEKPHESKKRRIPTTEEKNKMEVQQPINEGSASIRRNRLRKRKQQQITIANNPRDFRPSHNSSGVDMIHGRQRKSTTTENKRKVELPLRQELSESFPIIKHQKSALKEPNEKTNSLENDIKTQNKKKAHDRSNSALKCQASDLDEKLEISKKKLHQRYQAHEKRRRIIKYIPDIQPIPRDASRSSKKD, translated from the exons ATGAATTCTGATAGCCATCAAGAGTGGAAGAAATATTTTGAGGGTGCAGAATGTAGCATCTTTGATGTAATCCACAATGCAATTGATGTGGCTGCTTTAGATTATCCCAAAATGTTCAGGCACCGAAGGAGTAAGATTATGGAGAAACTTTATTCTGTTCTTCAAGTCTGTGAAACCTACCATTACTCAAATAATAATGTTAAGGGTGACAAAATTGAATGTGCTAATAGTAATAAGCTTCTTGATGGAGGGAATAATAACGATAAGGTTGGGGATACAAAGGTAATTGTATTTAACCAAAATACTAGCAACTACACCATTGAGGAAACTGAGGAATTGGGTAATAGGATTGAGGATGAGTACCATAATATTAGGCATATTTTGGAGATTAAGGAGAGACTTTACAACCATCACAAAGAG ACAGAGACAGAGATAGTAAATTTGTTAAGGGTGCTGTCATTGATTGTTCAATCAGTTGGAGAGATACAT GCTACAAATATTAGACCTACAGTGAATGTTCTTCAATATCACTGGTCAAGGAAGGTTACTGAAGCAGCATTGAAGACTACTAA CATATTTAAGAGGATTATAAAGGACTGTGATGCTGATTATGCTGCACTTTCAG AAAGGAGTAGTGAATGCCCTGAATCTTCCACCCTTTTGGATGAAAATGCATTGCCTATTCCTCCAATGGATGAAGGAGCTTTAGTGTGTACCATGCCTCCATCAGAACTTCTAACC TTTTTTGAGGAACTAGATGAAGATGGAA ATCCTAAAGTTAGCAGCGAAACTGAAAAGCCTCatgaaagcaagaaaagaaggatTCCAACAACAGAAGAGAAGAATAAAATGGAAGTGCAACAACCTATCAATGAAGGATCAGCATCAATCCGCCGCAACAGACTCCGAAAAAGAAAGCAACAACAAATCACCATTGCAAACAATCCAAGAGATTTTAGACCTTCACACAACAGCAGTGGTGTTGATATGATTCATGGAAGGCAGAGGAAATCCACAACaacagaaaacaaaagaaaagtggAGTTGCCACTGAGGCAAGAGTTATCAGAGTCATTCCCTATCATAAAGCACCAAAAGTCTGCATTGAAGGAACCAAATGAGAAAACAAATTCACTTGAGAATGACATCAAGACTCAGaacaagaagaaagctcatgatAGGTCAAATTCTGCTCTAAAATGCCAA GCATCAGACTTGGATGAGAAACTTGAAATCTCAAAGAAGAAACTCCATCAGAGATACCAAGCACATGAAAAAA GGAGAAGGATCATAAAGTACATTCCGGATATACAACCTATTCCTAGAGATGCAAGCAGAAGCTCTAAAAAAGACTGA